A window of the bacterium genome harbors these coding sequences:
- a CDS encoding NapC/NirT family cytochrome c: MRKLFPPIVYNPVTLVGAAIAAVSFGLIIFLFILEFFSGESNPYLGIITFIVLPSILIIGLLLIAYGIFRERRRIKRGIERSGKFIVIDLNDIKQRRVVATFTIGTLLLLLFSAFGSYKAFEYSESDEFCGKICHEVMEPEYTAYLSSPHARVGCVGCHIGSGANWFVKSKISGAYQVYSVLFNKYSKPIPTPVKELRPAEGTCEQCHSPGHFFSEIKYKSDYFLYDEANTKSTIAMLLKIGGGNSELGRAEGIHWHMNISNRIEYIHLDEKRNTIPWVKQIKSNGEEIIYKSTEIEFNEKEVPEENHRVMDCIDCHNRPSHIFNPADKSVNLSLSLDRIDKSLPYIKSIAVDVLETGYSSKEIALDSIKIFITDFYRFNYPDIFKEKSFEIEQSIKEVQKIYNRNYFPQMNVGWRAFPNHISHLYDTGCFRCHDNKHVSEDGKVIRKDCNICHTIISQVTPDGKENVSLTGIDFIHPVQIEEFIIEQECVTCHARDRKQDYYKNYQKITSK, translated from the coding sequence ATGAGAAAATTATTTCCGCCTATAGTATATAATCCTGTAACTCTTGTCGGAGCAGCCATTGCCGCTGTTAGCTTTGGGCTAATAATTTTTCTGTTCATACTGGAATTTTTCAGCGGTGAATCCAATCCCTACCTTGGTATAATAACCTTTATTGTGCTACCTTCTATCCTGATTATTGGCTTGCTTCTGATCGCTTATGGGATATTCAGGGAGAGAAGAAGAATTAAAAGAGGTATCGAACGAAGCGGAAAGTTCATTGTGATTGATCTTAACGATATTAAGCAAAGAAGAGTTGTTGCCACTTTCACCATTGGAACCTTACTACTACTATTATTTTCAGCTTTTGGTAGTTACAAAGCATTTGAATATTCTGAATCGGATGAATTCTGTGGAAAGATTTGTCATGAAGTAATGGAACCTGAATATACTGCATACCTCTCTTCTCCACACGCCAGAGTTGGTTGTGTTGGATGTCATATTGGTTCAGGTGCAAACTGGTTTGTGAAGTCAAAAATCTCCGGTGCATACCAGGTTTATTCAGTTCTCTTTAATAAATACTCAAAACCGATTCCAACTCCTGTAAAAGAACTTAGACCAGCAGAAGGAACCTGTGAACAATGTCATTCACCAGGTCATTTTTTCTCCGAGATAAAGTATAAGTCTGATTATTTTTTGTATGATGAAGCAAATACGAAATCAACAATTGCAATGCTTTTGAAAATTGGCGGTGGCAATTCAGAACTTGGAAGAGCCGAAGGTATTCACTGGCATATGAATATTTCAAATAGGATTGAATACATTCATCTTGACGAAAAGCGCAACACAATTCCCTGGGTAAAACAAATTAAGAGCAACGGTGAAGAAATAATTTATAAGAGTACCGAAATCGAATTCAACGAGAAAGAAGTGCCGGAAGAAAATCACAGGGTTATGGATTGCATAGATTGTCACAACAGACCTTCTCACATTTTCAATCCTGCAGATAAATCTGTAAACCTTTCATTGTCACTTGATCGAATTGATAAATCACTCCCATACATAAAGAGTATTGCAGTTGATGTTCTGGAAACAGGATATTCCTCAAAAGAAATTGCTCTTGACAGTATTAAAATTTTTATCACCGATTTTTACAGATTTAACTATCCTGATATTTTTAAAGAAAAATCATTTGAGATTGAACAAAGCATTAAAGAAGTTCAAAAAATTTATAACAGAAATTACTTTCCGCAGATGAATGTTGGCTGGCGTGCATTTCCAAATCACATTTCACATTTGTACGATACCGGTTGCTTTCGTTGCCATGATAATAAGCACGTTAGTGAGGATGGGAAAGTTATCCGCAAAGATTGCAACATTTGTCATACAATTATCTCGCAGGTAACTCCTGATGGAAAAGAAAATGTATCGCTTACAGGTATTGATTTCATTCATCCAGTACAAATAGAAGAATTCATTATTGAGCAGGAATGTGTAACCTGTCATGCTCGTGACCGCAAGCAGGATTATTACAAAAACTATCAGAAGATCACTTCTAAGTAA
- a CDS encoding VWA domain-containing protein yields the protein MKVQKYFYVTSFLILLISNSLFADGLIIIPRPEPLPTPYPLEVLYHHVDVKINGNVAETYIDQEFHNPSDVMLEGYYIFPIPKNAVIKDFSMEINGKMVSAELLDANKARQIYEDIVRQIKDPALLEYSGQGIFKVRIFPIEPRSNKKVSISYREVLDSDNDIYEYIYPLNTEKFSAKPVRNVSVKVDLKTNNKIKTIYSPTHPIDVVHKDAKHAIVSFEEENTKPDIDFKFYFSTNNDEIGISQLTYKSTDEDGYFFLTASPSFNIDETKIDAKDITFVLDVSGSMVGDKMKQAKQALLYCVNNLNKGDGFNIIRFSTEAYSLFGKIETASESNIKKAEKFIEELNTVGGTNIEEALGLALKEKPANNRTHLIVFITDGKPTIGETNDDMLIKKLADSNIKNTRIFTFGIGNDLNTHLLDKITEKTKAYRTYISEDEDIEIKISSFYDKVQSPVLTNLSLSFSGNVKMFQTYPKDLPDLFKGSSILVFGRYSGDGDSKITLTGSIKGERRSFILNTNFSDDNDEYDFIPPLWASRRIGYLLDQIRLNGENKELVDEITHLAREHGIVTPYTSYLIMEDEEIRIRRNELTNHFQTLPPAPELRRNTSEDFDAMKIESGAYSIRASEEVQELNKASNYAETKQGSGRLKYKDDSGYDRNLVQQVRNIQGRAIYQSGKFWVDSELQNQKAKNQKRIQFNSTEYFKLLKDKPATSQFLALGQNVRFYYDNTFYEIYE from the coding sequence ATGAAAGTACAAAAATATTTTTACGTTACGAGTTTTCTAATCCTTTTAATCAGTAACTCACTCTTCGCAGATGGCTTAATCATCATTCCTCGGCCTGAGCCTTTGCCTACGCCTTATCCTTTGGAAGTTCTCTACCACCATGTTGATGTTAAAATAAACGGGAATGTAGCTGAAACTTATATCGACCAGGAATTCCACAATCCATCTGATGTAATGCTCGAAGGGTACTACATTTTTCCGATTCCAAAAAATGCTGTAATTAAAGATTTCAGTATGGAAATAAACGGCAAAATGGTTTCAGCTGAACTACTCGATGCAAATAAAGCACGACAAATCTATGAAGACATAGTCAGGCAAATAAAAGATCCTGCACTTCTCGAATACTCTGGACAAGGAATTTTTAAAGTAAGGATTTTTCCGATAGAACCGAGAAGCAATAAAAAAGTCAGCATTAGTTACCGGGAAGTTTTAGATTCCGATAATGATATTTATGAATACATCTATCCGCTAAACACAGAAAAATTTTCAGCAAAACCAGTGAGGAATGTTTCAGTAAAAGTCGATTTGAAAACGAATAACAAAATAAAAACCATCTATTCCCCTACTCACCCCATTGATGTTGTTCATAAAGACGCCAAACATGCAATCGTTTCATTCGAAGAAGAAAATACAAAACCGGATATCGATTTTAAATTTTATTTCAGCACGAACAATGATGAGATTGGAATTTCTCAACTTACTTATAAATCAACTGATGAAGACGGCTACTTTTTCCTGACAGCTTCACCATCATTTAATATTGATGAGACTAAAATAGATGCAAAAGATATAACATTTGTTCTGGATGTGTCAGGAAGCATGGTCGGTGACAAAATGAAGCAGGCAAAACAAGCTCTTCTTTATTGTGTAAATAATTTAAATAAAGGTGATGGTTTTAATATTATCAGATTTTCAACTGAAGCATATTCTCTATTTGGTAAGATCGAAACAGCAAGTGAATCCAATATCAAAAAAGCAGAAAAGTTTATTGAAGAATTGAATACAGTCGGAGGAACGAATATCGAAGAAGCTCTTGGTCTTGCTTTAAAAGAAAAACCAGCAAATAACCGAACTCACCTGATAGTTTTTATCACGGACGGCAAGCCGACTATTGGCGAAACAAATGATGATATGCTGATAAAGAAACTAGCTGACTCAAATATCAAAAACACTCGCATCTTTACATTTGGAATCGGGAATGATCTTAACACTCACCTGCTTGATAAAATTACTGAAAAAACAAAAGCCTATCGAACTTATATTTCAGAAGATGAAGACATTGAGATAAAAATTTCTAGCTTCTATGATAAAGTACAATCGCCTGTCCTCACAAATCTTTCTCTGTCATTCAGCGGAAACGTAAAAATGTTTCAGACATATCCGAAGGATTTGCCTGATTTGTTCAAAGGTTCAAGCATACTTGTATTTGGGCGATACTCTGGTGATGGAGATTCAAAAATAACTTTGACAGGCTCGATAAAGGGTGAAAGGAGATCTTTCATATTAAACACTAATTTTTCTGATGATAATGACGAGTATGATTTCATCCCTCCTTTGTGGGCTTCAAGGAGAATTGGTTATCTGCTTGATCAAATTCGACTTAATGGAGAAAACAAAGAATTAGTTGATGAAATAACTCACCTTGCAAGAGAGCACGGTATTGTTACTCCTTACACAAGTTATTTGATAATGGAAGATGAGGAAATCAGGATCAGAAGAAATGAATTAACTAATCATTTCCAGACACTTCCTCCTGCTCCTGAGTTAAGAAGAAATACTTCAGAAGACTTTGATGCAATGAAAATTGAATCCGGTGCATACAGCATCAGAGCCAGTGAAGAAGTCCAGGAATTAAACAAGGCAAGTAATTACGCTGAGACAAAACAAGGATCCGGAAGATTGAAGTACAAAGATGACTCTGGTTATGATAGAAACTTAGTCCAACAGGTAAGAAACATCCAGGGAAGAGCCATTTATCAAAGTGGAAAGTTTTGGGTTGATTCAGAATTACAAAATCAAAAAGCTAAAAATCAGAAACGAATTCAATTCAATTCAACTGAATACTTCAAGCTGCTGAAAGACAAGCCTGCGACTTCTCAATTCCTCGCACTTGGACAAAATGTTAGGTTTTATTATGACAATACTTTTTATGAGATATATGAGTGA
- a CDS encoding cytochrome b/b6 domain-containing protein, which yields MSLKEKYVLRFTRLNRILHVFMIVSFIILSLTGMSLKFSYTGWARFLSKFFGGFEMAGYWHRFAAIIMIIVFTTHLVDLVRLRKKEFKSWKALLIGKNSMLFNKKDWQDFKSSLKWFIGKGPRPEYGRWTYWEKFDYFAVFWGMFVIGSTGMTLWFPEFFTNFFPGWMINVATIIHSDEALLATGFIFTIHFFNTHLRPEKFPMDIVIFSGRTPLDEFKLDRPQEYNELVEKGELEKYLVEDYPPIVIKGIRLFGWTALIIGFSIVIWIIYAMIFAYR from the coding sequence ATGAGTCTCAAAGAAAAATATGTTTTAAGATTTACCAGATTAAACAGGATTCTTCATGTTTTTATGATCGTGAGTTTCATAATACTCTCACTGACTGGAATGAGCTTGAAATTTTCTTACACCGGCTGGGCAAGATTCTTATCCAAATTTTTTGGCGGATTTGAGATGGCCGGTTATTGGCACAGATTTGCTGCAATTATAATGATAATTGTTTTTACCACTCACCTCGTTGATCTGGTTCGTCTCCGAAAAAAAGAATTCAAATCATGGAAAGCATTACTAATTGGTAAGAATTCCATGTTGTTCAATAAAAAAGACTGGCAGGATTTTAAGAGTTCCTTAAAATGGTTCATTGGAAAAGGACCAAGACCCGAATATGGAAGATGGACTTACTGGGAAAAATTTGATTACTTCGCAGTTTTCTGGGGAATGTTTGTTATCGGTTCTACCGGAATGACACTCTGGTTCCCGGAATTTTTCACTAATTTTTTCCCGGGATGGATGATAAATGTCGCAACTATTATCCACAGCGATGAAGCATTGCTTGCTACAGGATTTATTTTCACAATTCATTTTTTTAATACTCACCTTCGTCCTGAAAAATTTCCGATGGACATTGTTATTTTTTCTGGTAGAACTCCTCTCGACGAATTTAAGTTAGACAGACCACAAGAATATAATGAGCTAGTTGAAAAAGGAGAACTCGAAAAATATTTAGTCGAAGATTATCCGCCTATAGTTATAAAAGGCATTAGATTGTTTGGCTGGACAGCTCTTATAATTGGTTTTAGTATTGTCATCTGGATAATCTATGCAATGATTTTTGCGTACAGATAA
- a CDS encoding DUF2721 domain-containing protein has translation MLAPGIMISACGLLLLGMNNKYSLVVNRIRTLNEERRRALHKMGEKEFTLQENVRFESITKQLERLTYRVGLVRNAVLSYTIAVALFVLTSLLIGVGYLFDMTRLNSFITVLFLLGMTSVLAGVLFAAYETYKGYEIVKYEVESDE, from the coding sequence ATGCTTGCACCGGGAATCATGATTTCTGCCTGCGGTTTGCTTCTTCTAGGAATGAATAACAAATACTCCCTGGTAGTAAATAGAATTCGTACTCTCAATGAAGAGAGACGAAGAGCCCTGCACAAAATGGGTGAAAAGGAATTTACTTTACAGGAGAATGTAAGGTTTGAAAGTATCACAAAGCAACTTGAGAGACTTACATACAGAGTTGGACTTGTTCGAAATGCTGTACTGTCCTACACAATTGCAGTTGCTCTGTTTGTACTTACTTCACTTCTTATCGGAGTTGGATATCTTTTTGATATGACAAGGCTGAACAGCTTTATTACAGTTTTATTTCTATTAGGAATGACATCCGTTTTAGCTGGAGTTCTCTTCGCTGCTTACGAAACATACAAAGGTTACGAAATCGTAAAGTACGAAGTTGAGAGTGATGAATGA
- a CDS encoding VWA domain-containing protein has protein sequence MKQSIIFLASFLTFLIILGDSTYSSQKPTTNTVQLAILLDTSNSMDGLIDQAKTQLWKIVNEMARSKRESIAISLYVALYEYGNDGLSPTEGFVRLITPLTNDLDKISEELFKLKTNGGSEYCGTVISEAIKDLKWTKSSDDYKVIFIAGNEPFNQGEKDYKEACKSAISKGIIVNTIYCGSYDEGLNSFWKDGADLADGKYINIDSDQQIVHIETPFDDELVQLGQKINETYIAFGYEGNELKLRQKEQDENATNLAPSVMVERSVTKGSGQYNNSTWDLVDAKKDGSLDLAKIPKDQLPKEMQNMTLDEKKKYVDKKEKSVKKIQTEINKLDQQRRDYIAKKVAENKQENTLDAAMLNIIRDQASKKNYKFE, from the coding sequence ATGAAACAATCAATTATTTTTCTGGCTAGTTTTCTTACTTTCCTGATCATTTTAGGAGACTCAACTTACTCCAGTCAAAAGCCAACTACGAACACAGTTCAACTTGCTATCCTGCTCGACACAAGCAACAGTATGGATGGCTTAATTGACCAGGCTAAAACCCAATTGTGGAAAATTGTCAATGAAATGGCGCGCTCAAAGCGCGAAAGTATAGCCATTAGTTTGTATGTCGCATTGTATGAATATGGTAATGATGGACTTTCACCGACAGAAGGATTTGTCAGACTGATAACTCCACTGACGAACGATCTTGATAAAATCTCTGAGGAATTGTTCAAGCTTAAAACAAATGGCGGAAGCGAATATTGCGGAACTGTAATATCAGAAGCAATAAAAGATCTTAAATGGACAAAAAGTTCAGATGACTACAAAGTTATTTTCATTGCAGGTAACGAACCTTTCAACCAGGGAGAAAAGGATTACAAAGAAGCATGCAAGTCTGCAATCAGCAAAGGAATCATTGTTAACACAATTTATTGCGGCAGTTATGATGAAGGATTGAATTCCTTCTGGAAAGATGGCGCCGATCTCGCTGATGGGAAATATATCAATATCGATAGTGATCAGCAGATTGTTCACATTGAAACTCCTTTCGATGATGAACTCGTTCAGCTTGGTCAAAAAATAAATGAGACTTATATCGCATTTGGTTATGAAGGAAACGAATTAAAACTGAGACAAAAAGAACAGGACGAGAATGCAACTAACCTTGCACCATCAGTGATGGTGGAAAGGTCGGTGACAAAAGGCAGCGGACAGTACAATAATTCAACCTGGGATTTGGTAGATGCTAAAAAAGATGGCTCACTTGATTTAGCTAAAATCCCGAAAGATCAATTACCAAAAGAAATGCAGAATATGACTTTAGATGAAAAGAAAAAGTATGTTGACAAAAAAGAAAAGAGCGTGAAAAAAATTCAAACTGAAATAAATAAGCTGGATCAGCAACGAAGGGATTACATAGCAAAAAAGGTTGCTGAAAATAAGCAAGAAAATACTCTTGATGCTGCAATGCTTAATATCATTCGTGACCAGGCTTCAAAGAAAAATTATAAGTTCGAATAA
- a CDS encoding PD40 domain-containing protein — MKIVFSFFLILSCSINIFSQDKELTRLLRFPDISKDKIAFVYAGDIWIVDSNGGTASQLTSHEGIEIFPKFYSDGKWIAFSGEYSGNRQVHIIPVEGGAPTQLTYYNDVGVMPPRGGFDYQVLDWTPDGKNVLFRGNRLPWGERMGKYFLVPVDGGFETPLQIPEGGGGMLSPDGTKMVYTPIEREWRTWKRYRGGRAQDVWIYDLKNNTTEKITDWLGTDNQPMWVGEKIYFTSDRTGTLNLYSYDLSSKQTSAVSDFDNYDVLWPSAGDDKIVYENGGYIYKYDPSTNKNEQVQIKVFGDFPGTVPYIKNLKGQVNWFEISPTGKRALLEARGDVFTVPAENGEIVNITQTPGIREIDPVWSPDGKWIAYLSDRKGEYEIFMKASDGKGEEKQITKDGTIWRFAPVWSPDSKKLAYSDKNQKLWYVDVNTGSTTEVDQSNYNDIRDYQWSPDSKWLTYTKGSESRMSSIWVYSIDQKKTMQLTSDLTNEFNPVFSRDGNYLYFFSNRDFNLKFSNWEFNYVYTNPTRVYSAALNNDVPALFQPKSDDEKTNGEQNNKKDTGKVVVKIDPENFENRIAVLPGKSGNYGSLHQAEKGVLYIYRDDSGSKLKFFNQEDEKEVTVLEDIGNYVVSSNSKKLLYAKAGEYGIVDVKENQKNTDGRIDLSNLEIKIFPKEEWKQIYVDGWRLLRDWFYDEKMHGNDWDKMREKYGQLVPYLSHRMDLDYIFGELVGELSAGHTYVDWGDFERVKRIDGGLLGCELEADPSGFYKITKIFKGENWHSDFRSPLTEYGVSVKEGDFIIAIDGHELSADINPYKYLENKADKVVTLLVNSKPSKEGAREEKVKPVKSEQNLFYLDWVNSRMKMVDELSGGKIGYIHIPNTATEGNRELFKYFYPQTNKEALIIDDRYNGGGFVPDRMIELVSRKTLNYWTRRGTEPIPVPGFVHDGPKACLINGYSSSGGDAFPYYFRKEGLGKIIGTRTWGGLIGISGNPNLMDGGNINIPVFRFLDTNGNWAIENEGVYPDIEIDDRADLVVQGRDPSLEKAVEVLLEELKNNPRKKIVVPPAPDESKK; from the coding sequence ATGAAAATCGTATTCTCATTTTTTCTCATTTTAAGTTGCTCAATTAATATTTTTTCACAAGATAAAGAACTAACCCGTCTTCTTCGTTTTCCTGATATCAGCAAAGATAAAATTGCTTTTGTTTATGCAGGTGATATCTGGATTGTAGATTCAAACGGTGGAACTGCAAGTCAGTTAACATCTCACGAAGGAATTGAAATATTTCCAAAATTTTATTCTGATGGAAAGTGGATTGCATTCTCTGGTGAATATTCAGGGAACCGGCAGGTTCACATTATTCCGGTTGAAGGCGGAGCTCCGACTCAGTTAACTTACTACAATGATGTTGGAGTTATGCCGCCGCGCGGTGGATTTGATTACCAGGTTCTCGACTGGACACCGGATGGAAAGAATGTTCTTTTTCGTGGGAACCGACTTCCCTGGGGTGAAAGAATGGGAAAATATTTTCTCGTTCCGGTTGATGGTGGATTTGAAACTCCATTACAAATTCCTGAAGGCGGAGGAGGAATGTTATCTCCTGATGGAACAAAAATGGTTTACACTCCGATTGAAAGAGAATGGCGAACTTGGAAAAGATACCGCGGCGGTCGTGCACAGGATGTTTGGATTTACGACTTAAAAAATAATACCACAGAAAAAATCACCGACTGGCTTGGAACTGATAATCAGCCGATGTGGGTTGGAGAAAAAATTTATTTTACATCTGACAGAACTGGTACTCTTAATCTTTATTCTTACGATCTTTCTTCAAAACAAACTTCTGCTGTCAGCGATTTTGATAATTACGATGTTCTATGGCCAAGTGCAGGCGATGATAAAATTGTTTATGAAAACGGGGGATATATTTACAAATATGATCCATCAACAAATAAAAATGAACAAGTCCAAATAAAGGTTTTTGGGGATTTTCCGGGAACTGTTCCTTATATAAAAAATTTAAAGGGTCAGGTAAACTGGTTTGAGATTTCTCCAACCGGAAAAAGAGCCTTACTTGAAGCAAGAGGAGATGTATTTACTGTTCCTGCAGAGAATGGTGAGATAGTAAACATCACGCAAACTCCCGGTATAAGAGAAATTGATCCTGTATGGTCTCCTGATGGAAAATGGATCGCATATCTTTCTGACCGTAAGGGCGAGTACGAAATTTTTATGAAAGCAAGTGATGGCAAAGGTGAAGAAAAACAAATTACAAAGGACGGAACTATCTGGCGATTTGCTCCTGTTTGGTCACCTGACAGCAAAAAGCTTGCATATTCAGATAAGAATCAGAAGTTGTGGTATGTCGATGTAAATACAGGAAGCACTACTGAAGTTGATCAAAGCAATTATAATGACATCAGAGACTATCAATGGTCACCGGACAGTAAGTGGCTGACATACACAAAGGGAAGTGAATCACGTATGAGTTCGATATGGGTATATTCAATTGACCAGAAAAAAACTATGCAGCTTACAAGCGATCTGACAAATGAATTCAATCCTGTTTTCAGCAGAGATGGAAATTATCTGTATTTCTTCTCAAACCGTGATTTTAATCTGAAATTCAGCAACTGGGAATTCAATTATGTTTATACGAATCCGACACGAGTTTATTCTGCTGCTCTGAATAATGATGTCCCGGCATTATTCCAGCCAAAAAGTGATGATGAAAAAACAAATGGTGAACAGAATAATAAAAAAGATACCGGAAAAGTAGTTGTAAAAATCGATCCTGAAAATTTTGAAAATCGAATTGCAGTCCTTCCCGGAAAATCAGGAAATTATGGTTCGCTTCATCAGGCAGAAAAAGGAGTTCTCTATATCTATCGCGATGACTCAGGTTCAAAATTAAAATTCTTTAACCAGGAAGATGAAAAAGAAGTAACAGTGCTTGAAGATATTGGTAACTATGTTGTTTCATCCAATAGTAAAAAATTATTGTATGCCAAAGCTGGTGAATATGGAATTGTTGACGTTAAAGAAAACCAGAAGAATACGGATGGCAGAATAGATCTTAGTAATCTGGAAATAAAAATTTTCCCAAAAGAAGAATGGAAACAGATATATGTTGACGGTTGGCGTTTATTGCGTGACTGGTTCTATGATGAAAAAATGCATGGTAATGATTGGGACAAAATGCGGGAGAAATATGGACAGCTTGTTCCATATCTTTCTCACAGAATGGATCTTGATTACATTTTTGGCGAACTGGTTGGTGAGTTGAGTGCGGGGCACACTTATGTTGATTGGGGAGATTTTGAAAGAGTTAAAAGAATAGATGGTGGATTACTTGGCTGCGAACTTGAAGCTGATCCATCAGGTTTCTATAAGATCACAAAAATATTCAAAGGTGAAAACTGGCATTCAGATTTTCGATCACCGTTAACAGAGTATGGAGTTAGTGTAAAAGAAGGAGATTTTATAATTGCTATCGATGGTCACGAGTTGTCTGCTGACATAAATCCGTACAAATATCTTGAAAACAAAGCAGATAAAGTTGTAACACTTCTTGTTAATTCTAAACCATCGAAAGAAGGTGCAAGAGAAGAAAAAGTAAAACCGGTCAAGAGCGAACAAAACCTGTTTTATCTTGATTGGGTAAATTCACGCATGAAAATGGTTGATGAATTATCAGGCGGAAAAATTGGATACATTCACATTCCAAACACCGCAACAGAAGGGAACAGAGAACTCTTCAAATATTTTTATCCTCAGACAAACAAAGAAGCTTTAATTATAGACGACCGTTACAACGGCGGAGGATTCGTGCCGGATAGAATGATTGAATTAGTTTCAAGAAAGACTTTAAACTATTGGACACGACGCGGGACTGAACCAATTCCTGTTCCGGGATTTGTTCATGACGGACCAAAAGCTTGCCTCATAAATGGTTATTCAAGTTCCGGCGGTGATGCATTTCCGTATTATTTCAGAAAAGAAGGATTGGGAAAAATAATCGGTACCAGAACCTGGGGAGGACTTATCGGAATTTCCGGAAATCCTAATTTGATGGATGGCGGCAACATTAATATTCCTGTTTTTAGATTTTTAGATACTAATGGCAACTGGGCTATTGAAAATGAAGGTGTTTATCCTGATATAGAAATCGATGACCGTGCTGACCTGGTTGTTCAGGGAAGAGATCCTTCACTTGAAAAAGCGGTGGAAGTCTTACTGGAAGAGTTGAAAAACAATCCGAGGAAGAAGATCGTTGTACCACCAGCTCCGGATGAATCGAAAAAGTGA